One part of the Brevundimonas sp. NIBR11 genome encodes these proteins:
- a CDS encoding sigma-70 family RNA polymerase sigma factor: protein MAKALMDQHDVELAALAAAGGRREFGELVRRHGSAVRSLLRRMGAQGAEADDVAQDAFLQAFEKCAEFRGKGTFAAWVKRIAARLYLKRKAKDARYVAEIEPDEDDVAPVPDRAGLVDLDEALKSLSETERLCVSLCHGAGLSHPEIATAMNLPLGTVKSHVKRGLDKLRARLAPAGDVGRAAHVV, encoded by the coding sequence ATGGCCAAGGCCCTGATGGACCAACACGACGTCGAGCTCGCCGCCCTCGCGGCGGCGGGCGGGCGTCGGGAGTTCGGCGAACTGGTCCGCCGCCACGGCTCGGCCGTGCGGTCCCTGCTGCGACGCATGGGAGCGCAGGGGGCCGAGGCCGACGATGTCGCGCAGGACGCCTTTCTGCAGGCGTTCGAGAAATGCGCCGAGTTTCGGGGCAAAGGCACCTTCGCCGCCTGGGTCAAGCGCATCGCCGCTCGGCTCTATCTGAAGCGCAAGGCCAAGGACGCCCGCTATGTCGCCGAGATCGAACCGGACGAGGATGACGTCGCTCCGGTCCCCGATCGGGCGGGGCTGGTCGACTTGGACGAGGCGTTGAAGTCGCTGAGCGAAACCGAACGTCTCTGTGTGTCCCTGTGCCATGGCGCGGGGCTGTCTCATCCCGAGATCGCCACGGCCATGAATCTGCCGCTTGGAACGGTGAAGTCTCATGTCAAACGTGGTCTGGATAAACTCCGCGCCCGGCTCGCGCCGGCCGGAGATGTGGGGAGGGCGGCGCATGTCGTCTGA